One Thiocapsa sp. genomic window carries:
- a CDS encoding ABC-type transport auxiliary lipoprotein family protein, with protein MSDRTGLRRPSRLLPALMLVLLAGGCGSPAPLRPDLFYALDPEPLESPLGTPLPATLLVSDLAARGFLGGRQIVFRTEAEPLQVQRYDDLLWADPVPHALARNLVRAVRHAQVFEFAVIPADRARADYLLGGAVERFEHLPTATPPRVAGALNLALVRADDRRTLRDRSFRREVEVQGDTPEAMAEAFNRLAALLAADVVRDLRTLPGPARSSETP; from the coding sequence ATGTCCGATAGGACGGGTCTGCGCCGCCCAAGCCGTCTCCTCCCCGCACTGATGCTCGTGCTGCTCGCGGGCGGTTGCGGCTCGCCTGCGCCCCTGCGCCCCGACCTTTTCTATGCGCTCGACCCCGAGCCTTTGGAGTCCCCGCTCGGCACGCCGCTGCCGGCAACCCTGTTGGTCTCGGATCTGGCCGCGCGCGGCTTCCTCGGCGGGAGGCAGATCGTCTTCCGTACCGAGGCCGAGCCTCTGCAGGTGCAGCGTTACGACGACCTGCTCTGGGCCGATCCCGTCCCGCATGCACTCGCGCGCAACCTGGTCCGTGCCGTGCGGCACGCGCAGGTCTTCGAGTTCGCCGTGATCCCGGCCGATCGCGCCCGTGCGGACTATCTGCTCGGCGGCGCGGTGGAGCGTTTCGAGCATCTACCGACCGCGACGCCGCCGCGGGTGGCCGGTGCACTCAACCTGGCCCTGGTGCGTGCCGACGACCGTCGCACCCTCCGGGATCGTAGTTTCCGGCGCGAGGTCGAGGTGCAGGGCGACACGCCGGAGGCCATGGCCGAGGCATTCAACCGACTGGCGGCCCTGCTGGCCGCCGATGTGGTGCGCGACCTGCGGACGCTGCCCGGACCCGCGCGCTCCTCGGAGACGCCATGA